The proteins below come from a single Agrobacterium vitis genomic window:
- the ettA gene encoding energy-dependent translational throttle protein EttA, which translates to MARQFIYHMSGLNKSYGAKKILENVNLSFYPDAKIGILGPNGAGKSTVLRIIAGLDKEYTGEAWLAEGATMGYLEQEPKLNPDKTVFENVMEGVASKTAVLDRYNELMMNYSDETADEGAKLQDIIDSQNLWDLENQVEMAMDALRCPPGDSDVTSLSGGERRRVALCKLLLSKPDLLLLDEPTNHLDAETIGWLENHLREYPGSVLMITHDRYFLDNVTGWILELDRGRGIPYEGNYSAYLQAKAKRLMQESREDASRQKALSREQEWIASSPKARQAKSKARIKSYEQLVEAAEKQRPGDAQIIIPVSERLGQVVIELDGISKSYGDRLLIDNLSLKLPPGGIVGVIGPNGAGKTTLFRMITGQETPDSGSVKVGDSVQLGYVDQSRDTLAADKTVWEEISGGAEIIKLGKFDMNSRAYCGAFNFKGGDQQQKVGNLSGGQRNRVHLAKMLKAGGNVLLLDEPTNDLDTETLGALENALESFAGCAIIISHDRMFLDRLATHILAFEGDSHVEWFEGNFEDYEKDKIRRLGAESVNPKRVSYKRLTR; encoded by the coding sequence ATGGCACGTCAGTTCATCTACCACATGTCCGGGCTTAACAAGTCCTATGGCGCCAAGAAGATCCTTGAGAACGTCAACCTGTCCTTCTATCCCGATGCCAAGATCGGTATTCTCGGCCCGAACGGTGCCGGTAAATCGACGGTGCTGCGCATTATCGCCGGCCTCGACAAGGAATATACCGGTGAAGCCTGGCTCGCCGAAGGCGCGACTATGGGCTATCTGGAGCAGGAACCGAAGCTGAACCCGGATAAGACCGTGTTCGAAAACGTCATGGAAGGCGTTGCTTCCAAGACCGCCGTCCTCGACCGTTACAACGAGTTGATGATGAATTACTCGGACGAGACGGCTGACGAGGGCGCAAAGCTTCAAGATATTATCGACAGCCAGAACCTCTGGGATCTGGAAAATCAGGTCGAAATGGCCATGGATGCGCTGCGTTGCCCTCCGGGCGACAGCGATGTAACCAGCCTTTCCGGTGGTGAGCGCCGTCGCGTGGCGCTGTGCAAGCTGCTGCTGTCAAAGCCCGACCTGCTGCTGCTCGACGAACCAACCAACCATCTGGACGCTGAAACCATCGGCTGGCTGGAAAACCATCTGCGGGAATATCCCGGCTCCGTGCTGATGATTACCCACGATCGCTACTTCCTCGACAATGTCACCGGCTGGATTCTCGAACTCGACCGTGGCCGTGGCATTCCTTACGAAGGCAATTACTCGGCCTATCTGCAAGCCAAGGCCAAGCGCCTGATGCAGGAAAGCCGCGAAGATGCGTCGCGCCAGAAGGCGCTGTCGCGCGAGCAGGAATGGATCGCATCCAGCCCCAAGGCCCGTCAGGCCAAGTCCAAGGCCCGTATCAAGTCCTATGAGCAACTGGTGGAAGCAGCTGAAAAGCAGCGTCCCGGCGATGCGCAGATCATCATTCCCGTTAGCGAGCGACTGGGCCAGGTGGTCATCGAGCTGGACGGGATTTCCAAATCCTACGGCGACCGTCTGCTGATCGACAATCTGAGCCTGAAACTGCCGCCGGGCGGTATTGTCGGCGTGATCGGCCCGAACGGTGCCGGTAAGACGACGCTGTTTCGGATGATCACCGGCCAGGAAACGCCGGATTCAGGCTCGGTCAAAGTCGGCGACAGCGTGCAGCTCGGTTATGTCGACCAGAGCCGCGATACGTTGGCTGCTGACAAAACGGTCTGGGAAGAAATTTCCGGTGGCGCCGAAATCATCAAGCTCGGCAAGTTCGACATGAACTCCCGCGCCTATTGCGGCGCCTTCAACTTCAAGGGCGGCGACCAGCAACAGAAGGTCGGCAATCTCTCCGGTGGTCAGCGCAACCGCGTGCATCTGGCCAAGATGCTGAAGGCTGGCGGCAATGTTCTGCTGCTCGACGAACCGACCAACGACCTCGATACCGAAACGCTCGGCGCGCTGGAAAATGCGCTGGAAAGCTTTGCCGGCTGCGCGATCATCATTTCGCATGACCGCATGTTCCTCGACCGTCTGGCCACCCACATTCTCGCCTTCGAAGGCGATAGCCACGTGGAATGGTTCGAAGGCAATTTCGAGGACTACGAAAAGGACAAGATCCGCCGGTTGGGTGCCGAAAGCGTCAACCCGAAGCGCGTCAGCTACAAGCGCCTGACCCGGTAA